A genomic window from Lotus japonicus ecotype B-129 chromosome 1, LjGifu_v1.2 includes:
- the LOC130730767 gene encoding TMV resistance protein N-like, translated as MAKEGVVLPYSTGRWAYDVFLNFRGADTRDGFTSVLYKSLKERGIRTFFDDDELSRGKEIKSSLLRVIEESMIGIVIFSPNYAFSAYCLDELVHILDCCKGHDRLVLPVFVDVDPSHVRYQVGTYGDAMAKHEDHHRVDQPKLQKWRQALADAADLSGWHIQQGSKSEFTFIRKIIGEVSRRINRNHLHNIGNHLVGLESRVHDVTTLLELESDQKTIMVGICGLGGIGKTTLAQAVFCSISGQFEGICFLADVSQKSHDLGLVRLQETLLSDLVDEKNIKFTDPREIIPTIKHRLRQKKVLLILDDVWDMVELESLAGDCDWFGSGSRVIITSRNTHLLNSHGVDRQYKLQTLNEEEAFELFCWKAFENKEANPIYMELSKSVASYSLGIPLVLELVGSDLFDKPIAEWESLLDKYKRYDPRDIPGLLMISYQNLDDDVKTIFLDIACCFNGYKVEYLTDLLLNGRGFSPKYALQVLISKSYIKIEDGVVRMHDLVQDMGRAFNHRESRSQPGNSKRLWFYQDILNVLNNNMGGPAVEIMKIDLPKHEEVIWDGNGFKNLENLKILEIINARFSEVPKIFPDDLRVLNWKGYFKGANYKNQHSGNTSGCCNIL; from the exons ATGGCTAAAGAAGGAGTTGTTCTTCCATATTCAACAGGTAGATGGGCATACGACGTGTTCCTGAATTTCAGAGGAGCGGATACTCGTGATGGATTTACAAGCGTTCTCTACAAATCTCTGAAAGAAAGAGGAATCCGAACCTTCTTCGATGACGATGAGCTTTCAAGAGGGAAAGAGATCAAGTCCTCCCTCCTCAGAGTCATCGAAGAATCCATGATTGGCATAGTGATATTTTCACCAAACTACGCTTTCTCAGCTTATTGCTTGGATGAACTTGTCCACATCTTAGATTGCTGCAAGGGTCACGATCGGTTGGTTTTGCCAGTGTTCGTGGATGTGGATCCTTCACATGTAAGGTATCAGGTAGGGACTTATGGTGATGCCATGGCCAAGCATGAAGACCACCACCGCGTTGACCAACCCAAACTGCAAAAATGGAGACAGGCTTTAGCTGATGCAGCTGATTTGTCTGGCTGGCATATCCAACAAGG GTCTAAGTCTGAATTTACCTTTATTCGAAAGATTATTGGAGAGGTTTCCAGAAGAATCAATCGCAACCATCTGCATAATATTGGTAACCACCTAGTTGGACTGGAATCTCGGGTGCATGATGTAACAACACTTCTTGAGTTGGAGTCTGACCAGAAAACCATCATGGTAGGGATTTGTGGATTAGGTGGAATAGGAAAAACAACACTTGCTCAAGCTGTATTTTGTTCGATTTCTGGTCAGTTTGAAGGCATATGTTTTCTTGCTGATGTTAGCCAGAAATCGCATGACCTTGGCCTAGTCAGACTGCAGGAGACACTCCTTTCTGATTTAGTTGATGAGAAGAACATCAAGTTTACAGATCCAAGGGAAATAATTCCGACAATAAAACACAGGCTCCGGCAAAAGAAAGTTCTTTTGATTCTTGATGATGTTTGGGATATGGTAGAGTTGGAGTCATTAGCTGGAGATTGTGATTGGTTTGGTTCCGGTAGCAGAGTGATTATAACCTCAAGGAACACACATTTGCTTAATTCCCATGGTGTTGACAGACAATATAAACTCCAGACATTGAATGAAGAAGAAGCTTTTGAGTTATTTTGTTGGAAGGCCTTTGAAAATAAAGAAGCAAATCCAATTTATATGGAACTATCAAAAAGTGTAGCGAGTTATTCCCTTGGAATTCCACTGGTTTTGGAATTGGTTGGTTCTGACTTGTTTGATAAGCCAATTGCTGAATGGGAATCTCTCTTGGACAAATACAAAAGATATGATCCAAGAGATATTCCAGGGCTCCTAATGATCAGCTACCAAAATTTGGATGATGATGTGAAAACAATCTTCCTTGACATAGCATGTTGCTTCAATGGTTACAAAGTGGAATATCTTACTGATTTGTTGTTAAATGGTCGTGGTTTCTCTCCAAAATACGCTTTACAAGTGTTGATTTCCAAATCATACATAAAGATAGAAGACGGTGTTGTTAGAATGCATGACTTGGTGCAAGACATGGGTAGGGCATTTAATCACAGGGAATCACGTTCACAGCCTGGTAACAGCAAAAGATTATGGTTCTATCAAGATATTCTCAATGTTCTTAATAACAATATG GGAGGTCCTGCTGTTGAAATCATGAAGATTGACTTGCCTAAACATGAAGAAGTGATTTGGGATGGAAATGGTTTCAAGAATCTGGAAAACCTCAAAATTCTTGAAATTATAAATGCACGCTTTTCAGAAGTTCCCAAGATCTTCCCAGATGATTTGAGAGTGCTGAATTGGAAAGGATACTTCAAGGGAGCAAACTACAAGAATCAACATAGTGGGAATACTTCTGGTTGTTGCAATATACTTTAG
- the LOC130725587 gene encoding protein FAR1-RELATED SEQUENCE 5-like, protein MESNVQAGENGEEEAHVSLGNNGTDNDVGNGGSTVVEDEDDHGAVYEKSILDLTEDDIMGMEFDSEEDAIKFYERYAQCYGFGVRRDNVYHSANGYIVTCQLVCSKEGVRHRKYLQRKDRVRVAKGITRVSCPARFRVRFESNSGKWKVGYFVKNHNHVLAPVDKVHLISSFRHLNDSDKAQINSLKLHGVRTCNIMGLMLGQKGSHEALGFTKKDLFNHIDKEKRIRVGNGDAVATLSYFQAKAEGDPMFFSKYTKTEDENLKDLFWSDGVSRVDYHAFGDVIAFDSTYKRNKYNKPLVIFCGYNHHGQTTVFACALVTDESIETYKWVLETFAECMFQKHPKGVVTDGDLAMKEEISCAFPNARHRLCGWHIQQKALQKLKNSDFLDDFKVLIYGNFNPDRFDRVWAKVMEKYGFGDDEWLTRMYGMKEMCATAFMGDKFSAGIRTTSMCEGINSFIKSYVQCKNSLIDFIHNFERAVKEYRHNELVADFNTMYTEPLPTTSLGYIERGFSQKLTRSMFNEVKTQIQYVGGLNIIQRTEVNDVVMVKMNKALYERREYVVLYDKNSSKFVCDCGHFEYYGIPCSHMICAMRNERLAEVPDSLICKRWSRTAKVDYMNQINDTVAGNDSKKLAMLRRGVLSATCNILSEIACENVNDFSQVLQDIYKLAESVQMRRVGNKSVHTGPFLIGDPAVVITKGRKKKGGKKTRLCSRCRMPGHTIRTCPEMREGQGVGSHAADMSDSSMELDDVDEVLPYNVTMPEVGGKVKGKGKDQIDNEACSQDLDYPFMTPMTQDFFHPGMNNMDGFTMFPQFPQCQNLPSYPGSNLHYGILLTDHGIALGYLPPSYLMFLYLANQ, encoded by the exons ATGGAAAGTAATGTACAAGCGGGTGAAAATGGAGAGGAAGAAGCTCATGTCAGTTTAGGTAACAATGGGACTGATAATGATGTGGGAAATGGTGGTTCTACTGTAGTGGAGGATGAGGACGATCATGGTGCTGTGTATGAGAAGAGCATATTAGATTTGACAGAAGATGATATAATGGGTATGGAATTTGATTCTGAAGAGGATGCGATTAAGTTCTATGAAAGATATGCTCAGTGTTATGGTTTTGGTGTAAGGAGAGACAATGTCTATCATTCTGCTAACGGTTACATTGTTACTTGTCAACTGGTATGCAGCAAAGAGGGGGTGAGGCATAGAAAATACTTGCAGCGGAAGGACCGGGTTAGAGTTGCAAAGGGAATTACCAGGGTGTCATGTCCAGCTCGCTTCCGTGTTCGATTTGAAAGCAACTCAGGTAAGTGGAAAGTTGGTTACTTTGTCAAGAATCACAACCATGTTCTGGCACCTGTGGATAAAGTCCACTTGATTTCTTCCTTTCGGCACCTCAATGATTCTGACAAGGCTCAGATTAATAGCCTTAAGCTACATGGGGTGAGGACTTGCAACATAATGGGCTTGATGCTGGGGCAAAAAGGTAGTCATGAGGCATTGGGTTTTACGAAGAAGGATCTGTTCAATCACATTGATAAGGAGAAGCGGATAAGGGTAGGTAACGGAGATGCAGTTGCTACTTTGTCATATTTTCAGGCTAAGGCTGAGGGTGATCCAATGTTTTTCTCCAAGTATACTAAAACTGAAGATGAAAATCTCAAGGACTTATTTTGGAGTGATGGAGTTAGCAGAGTGGATTACCATGCTTTTGGCGATGTAATTGCCTTTGACAGCACCTATAAGAGGAACAAGTATAATAAGCCTCTTGTGATTTTCTGTGGCTACAATCATCATGGGCAGACAACAGTTTTTGCTTGTGCTTTGGTCACGGATGAGTCGATCGAGACTTATAAGTGGGTTTTGGAGACATTTGCTGAGTGTATGTTTCAAAAGCACCCAAAAGGTGTTGTAACAGATGGTGATTTAGCTATGAAAGAAGAAATAAGTTGTGCCTTTCCTAATGCCCGTCACAGGTTGTGTGGTTGGCATATTCAACAAAAAGCGCTACAGAAACTTAAGAATTCAGACTTTTTGGATGATTTTAAAGTTCTGATTTATGGCAACTTCAATCCGGATAGATTTGACCGTGTTTGGGCTAAGGTTATGGAGAAGTATGGATTTGGTGATGATGAGTGGTTGACAAGAATGTATGGGATGAAAGAAATGTGTGCAACTGCATTTATGGGGGACAAATTCTCTGCAGGCATAAGAACCACGTCAATGTGTGAAGGGATCAATTCATTCATCAAGAGCTATGTTCAATGTAAAAATAGTCTGATTGATTTCATTCATAATTTTGAGAGGGCTGTGAAGGAGTACCGACACAATGAGTTAGTTGCTGATTTTAACACAATGTATACGGAGCCTTTGCCCACTACTTCCCTTGGTTATATTGAGCGAGGTttctcccagaaattgacaaggAGCATGTTCAATGAAGTTAAAACTCAGATTCAATATGTGGGTGGCTTAAATATTATCCAAAGGACCGAGGTCAATGATGTGGTGATGGTGAAGATGAACAAGGCTTTGTATGAAAGGCGTGAGTATGTGGTTTTATATGACAAGAATTCTTCAAAGTTTGTGTGTGATTGTGGTCACTTTGAGTATTATGGAATTCCTTGTTCTCATATGATATGTGCAATGAGAAATGAGAGACTGGCTGAAGTTCCTGATAGTCTTATATGTAAACGGTGGTCAAGGACGGCTAAGGTGGACTACATGAATCAGATTAATGACACTGTTGCTGGCAATGATTCAAAGAAATTGGCGATGTTAAGGAGGGGTGTGCTTTCTGCTACTTGCAACATACTAAGTGAAATAGCTTGTGAGAATGTGAATGATTTCTCTCAAGTTTTGCAGGACATATATAAGTTGGCTGAAAGTGTTCAAATGCGTAGGGTGGGAAACAAAAGCGTACACACTGGACCATTCTTGATTGGTGATCCCGCTGTGGTGATCACAAAGGGCCGGAAGAAGAAAGGTGGGAAGAAGACAAGGTTATGCTCAAGATGCAGAATGCCTGGTCATACAATTCGTACATGCCCGGAAATGCGTGAGGGTCAAGGAGTTGGTTCACACGCCGCTGATATGAGTGATTCATCTATGGAGCTTGATGAT GTTGATGAGGTATTGCCATATAATGTAACAATGCCTGAAGTTGGCGGAAAAGTCAAAGGAAAAGGCAAG GATCAGATTGATAATGAAGCTTGTTCTCAAGATTTGGATTATCCTTTTATGACTCCTATGACTCAGGACTTttttcatcctggaatgaacaACATGGATGGGTTCACTATGTTCCCTCAATTTCCTCAATGTCAAAATTTGCCATCATACCCTGGGAGTAATTTGCACTATGGTATCTTATTAACAGACCATGGTATAGCACTGGGTTATTTACCTCCTTCATATCTAATGTTTTTGTATTTAGCAAaccaatga
- the LOC130725645 gene encoding TMV resistance protein N-like has protein sequence MSSARAWRRQGNVWARRRSDDGLEGKGQNQDILRVLEEESGMRRGEKKGSIFGDHLQFLWMSVAEQEGDDVVPYSTGKWAYDVFLSFRGVDTRKWFTSDLYHSLKTRGIRTFFDDDELSGGKEIKPSLLRAIEESMIGIVVFSPNYASSSYCLDELVHIMDCCKGHDRLVLPVFVDVDPAHVRHQLGSYGEAMAKHEQQHRVDHAKLEQWRQALADAANLSGWAIQQGSKSEYMFVRKIIGVVSRKINRTPLHNIAGPNFLVGLDDQMYKINTLLELEPDQKTIMVGIWGHGGVGKTTFAQAVYSWISDQFEGICFLADVTQKSRDLGLVRLQEKLLSDILDDKNIKFTDASQIIPILKRRLHRMKVLLILDDVSSTEQLESLAGDGDWFGSGSKVIITTRDRRLLDSQGVHSSLRLDALNFNQALHLFCLKAFEDSDADPDYMKLSKRIVNYSLGIPLTLELVGSNLFGKSISEWKSLLDNCERYAPDDIPGLLIFCFQNLDDDVKTIFLDIACCFNGYKLDHLADLLLSGRGFSPKYALQVLISKSFIKVDDDGEVRMHDLVQEMGRRIVYAESPADPGNISRLWAYEDILHVLRNNTLSTNLDVDTISTSLDAN, from the exons ATGAGCTCTGCCAGGGCATGGAGAAGGCAGGGTAATGTTTGGGCTAGGAGAAGGAGTGATGATGGATTGGAGGGGAAGGGGCAAAACCAAGATATTTTGAGGGTGCTGGAGGAGGAAAGTGGGATGCGAAGAGGAGAAAAAAAGGGGAGTATTTTCGGGGATCATTTACAGTTTTTGTGGATG TCAGTGGCTGAACAAGAAGGAGATGATGTTGTTCCATATTCAACAGGTAAATGGGCCTACGATGTGTTTCTGAGTTTCAGAGGAGTCGATACTCGCAAGTGGTTTACGAGCGATCTCTACCACTCTCTGAAAACAAGGGGAATCCGAACCTTCTTCGATGACGATGAGCTTTCAGGAGGGAAAGAGATTAAGCCCTCCCTCCTCAGAGCCATCGAAGAGTCCATGATTGGCATCGTGGTTTTCTCACCAAACTATGCTTCCTCATCATATTGCTTGGATGAACTTGTCCACATCATGGATTGTTGCAAGGGTCATGATCGATTGGTTTTGCCAGTGTTCGTGGACGTGGATCCAGCGCATGTAAGGCATCAGCTAGGGAGTTATGGTGAAGCCATGGCCAAGCATGAGCAACAACACCGCGTTGACCACGCAAAACTCGAACAATGGAGGCAGGCTTTAGCTGATGCGGCCAATTTGTCTGGCTGGGCTATCCAACAAGG GTCTAAATCTGAATATATGTTTGTTCGAAAGATTATTGGAGTGGTGTCCAGAAAAATCAATCGCACCCCTTTGCATAATATTGCTGGTCCTAATTTCCTAGTTGGACTGGACGATCAGATGTATAAAATAAACACACTTCTTGAATTGGAGCCCGACCAGAAAACCATCATGGTAGGGATTTGGGGACACGGTGGAGTAGGTAAAACAACATTTGCTCAAGCTGTATATAGTTGGATCTCTGATCAGTTTGAAGGCATATGTTTTCTTGCTGATGTTACCCAAAAATCACGTGACCTTGGCCTAGTGAGACTGCAAGAGAAACTCCTTTCTGATATACTTGACGACAAAAACATCAAGTTTACAGATGCAAGTCAAATAATCCCAATACTAAAACGAAGGCTCCACCGCATGAAGGTTCTTTTGATTCTGGATGATGTTAGCAGCACGGAGCAGTTGGAGTCATTAGCCGGAGATGGTGATTGGTTTGGTTCTGGTAGCAAAGTCATCATAACAACAAGGGATAGACGTTTGCTTGATTCACAGGGAGTTCATAGCAGCTTAAGACTCGATGCATTAAATTTCAACCAGGCTCTTCATTTATTTTGTTTGAAGGCCTTTGAAGATAGTGACGCTGATCCAGATTATATGAAACTATCAAAACGTATAGTGAATTATTCCCTTGGAATTCCATTGACTTTGGAATTAGTTGGTTCTAACTTGTTTGGTAAGTCAATTTCTGAATGGAAATCTCTCTTGGACAACTGTGAAAGATATGCTCCGGATGATATTCCGGGGCTCCTAATATTCTGCTTCCAAAATTTGGATGATGATGTGAAAACAATTTTCCTTGACATTGCATGTTGTTTCAATGGTTACAAACTGGACCACCTTGCTGATTTGTTGCTAAGTGGTCGTGGTTTCTCTCCAAAATACGCTTTGCAAGTGTTGATTTCCAAATCATTCATAAAGGtagatgatgatggtgaggtTAGAATGCATGACTTGGTACAGGAAATGGGTAGGCGAATAGTTTATGCGGAATCACCTGCAGATCCTGGTAACATCAGTAGATTGTGGGCCTATGAAGACATTCTCCATGTTCTAAGAAACAATACG CTTTCCACCAACTTAGATGTTGACACAATTAGTACTAGTTTGGATGCAAATTGA